CATGAAATTGGCGCCTTGCAGCGCCTCGCCCTGCAAGCCGAGCTGCTTCAACTCGTGATCGGTCGGGGAATACGGCGCGGCGCAGCGTTTGCAGACTTTGCGCACCAGGCGTTGCGCCATCATGGCCCGGGTGGAGGACGCCACCAAGAACGGCTTCACCCCGATGTCGATCAAACGGGTTACGGCGCTGGGGGCGTCGTTCGTGTGCAGCGTCGAGAACACCATGTGACCAGTCAGCGATGCGTTGATGGCGATGGTGGCGGTTTCCATGTCGCGAATTTCACCAATCATGATGATGTTCGGCGCCTGGCGCAAAATGGACCTCAGCGCGGCGGAAAATGTGAGGCCAACCGTTTCGTTCACCTGCACCTGGTTGATG
This window of the Verrucomicrobiia bacterium genome carries:
- a CDS encoding ATPase, T2SS/T4P/T4SS family yields the protein INQVQVNETVGLTFSAALRSILRQAPNIIMIGEIRDMETATIAINASLTGHMVFSTLHTNDAPSAVTRLIDIGVKPFLVASSTRAMMAQRLVRKVCKRCAAPYSPTDHELKQLGLQGEALQGANFMHGKGCGDCSNTGHRGRMGIFEVFVIDDDVRKLIYDKVPSSVLRSRAREMGMRTLREDGIRKVLAGLTTPEEVIRATVGDVD